The window CCAGGGTCCGCGGGTCGCCGTCGAAGCGTTCCGCGTTCACCAGCGGGAACAGGCTGATCGGCATCGACAGCACCGTCGCGGCGAGGTCGGTCAGCAGCGCGCCCCGGACGACCGGGGTGCGCACCAGGAACGCCAGCCCGTCCAGCACCCCGCGCAGCCCGGGCCGCGACGGCTCGCCGTCGGGCCGCATCGGCGGGAGGCCGAGGACGCCGTAGAACGCCATGGCGAACGTCAGCGCGTCGACGAGGTAGCAGCCGCCCACTCCGAAGCGGCCCAGCAGCAGCCCGCCCAGCGCCGGGCCGAGCAGCATCGCGCCCTGGAACGCGATCCGGTTCAGCGCCAGCCCGGCCGGAAGCTGCTCCGGCGTCAGCAGCCGCGGGACGAACGTGCGCGCCACCGGGCCGCCGCCCGCGACGAAGCAGGACTGCACGGCCACCAGCCCCAGCACGGCCGGCACCGGCACGTCACCGAGGAACCCTTGCGCGGCAAGGAAAACCGAGCAGACGGCCTGTCCGGCGGTGGTGCGGAGCGCGAACCTCCGCCGGTCGACGCGGTCCACCAGCGACCCGGCGAACAGCCCGAAGACGACCACGGGCAAGGCTTGGGCGAGCCCGACGGCGCCGGTCCAGACCGTGCTGCGCGTCTGCTCCCAGACCTGGAACAGCACGGCGACGAGCGTCATCTGCGCCCCGAAGCCCGAGAACACCCGCCCGAACCAGAGCCGCCGGAAGGCGGGCGACACGCGCAGCGGGGTCAGGTCGACGAAGGCACGGCTCAGTGACACGGGACGAAATCGTAACAGCGCTTATGCAATGTGGAACTCGAGCAGGGACCGCCCGCCGCTGACGTCCGTGACCGCGTCGAGCACCAGGCCGTGGGCCGAGGCGAGCGCACGGAACTCGGAGACGCGGCGTTCCCGGCCGCCGAACATGACGAGCATGGCCAGGTCCATCTCGGTGCGGCCCCGCCGCCCGCCGACCGCCTCGACGACCAGCACCCGGCCGTCCGGGCGAGCCGCCTCGACGCAGCGGGCGAGCACGCGACCGGCGTGCTCGTCGTCCCAGTTGTGCAGGATGTCGCACAGCAGGTAGGCGTCCGCTCCCGCCGGGAGCGGGTCGAAGAAGCTGCGCGTGATCGCCTCGGCTCGGTCTTCGAGCCCGTGCGCGGCGAAGGTCCGGGTGGCCACCGAGACGTCGAGGTCGACCAGCCGGCCCCGCGTCCCGGGGTGGGCGGCCAGGATCGCGGCGAGCAGGGTGCCCGGGCCGCCGCCGACGTCGACGACGGTGGCGAACCGGCCCCAGTCGTAGCCGCCCGCGAGCTGTGGGACCTCGGCGTGCAGCCGGTGCGTCATCTGCCGGTCGAACGACTCGCGCAGCGGCGGGTGCTCGGTCAGGTCGGCCCAGAACCCCCGCCCGTACCGGCGGTCGTACCCCGCTTCGCCGGTGGTGACGCTGTGCAGCAGCTCGGTGAACGCCAGCTCGGCGCGCCCGCCCGCGGTGTCCAGGTTCAGCAGGACGGTGACGAGGCTGTCGCCGCAGAGGTTTTCGCCGTACTCCGTGGTCCGGTAGCCGGCCGGGGTGTTGTCGAAGAACCCCAGCTTCGCGAGGTGTCCCAGCAGCAGGTCGAGCGGGACCGGCGCGACGCCGAGCTCGGCCGCCAGCCGGTCCGGGGCGACCTCCTCGCCACGCAACCGGTCCGGCAACCCCAGGGTCACCGCCACGCGCAACGCCATGGGCGTCGCCAGGCCGGCCATGCGCAGAATCGTGTTCGCGTCGTCACTCCCCATGGCCGATCATGGTGGCACCCGGC of the Amycolatopsis sp. NBC_01488 genome contains:
- a CDS encoding MFS transporter, encoding MSLSRAFVDLTPLRVSPAFRRLWFGRVFSGFGAQMTLVAVLFQVWEQTRSTVWTGAVGLAQALPVVVFGLFAGSLVDRVDRRRFALRTTAGQAVCSVFLAAQGFLGDVPVPAVLGLVAVQSCFVAGGGPVARTFVPRLLTPEQLPAGLALNRIAFQGAMLLGPALGGLLLGRFGVGGCYLVDALTFAMAFYGVLGLPPMRPDGEPSRPGLRGVLDGLAFLVRTPVVRGALLTDLAATVLSMPISLFPLVNAERFDGDPRTLGLFLSAIAVGGVAASVFSGTFTRLPRPGLVMLAGSAAWGGALVVFGLAPDPWLGLACLALAGAADTVSVVSRGALVQLNTPDALLGRVAAAEQIVGQAGPDLGNLRGGLVAGVTSGTAALVSGGLLCVVAVALVGAGTPGLRRFTTPAEPAAR
- a CDS encoding methyltransferase codes for the protein MGSDDANTILRMAGLATPMALRVAVTLGLPDRLRGEEVAPDRLAAELGVAPVPLDLLLGHLAKLGFFDNTPAGYRTTEYGENLCGDSLVTVLLNLDTAGGRAELAFTELLHSVTTGEAGYDRRYGRGFWADLTEHPPLRESFDRQMTHRLHAEVPQLAGGYDWGRFATVVDVGGGPGTLLAAILAAHPGTRGRLVDLDVSVATRTFAAHGLEDRAEAITRSFFDPLPAGADAYLLCDILHNWDDEHAGRVLARCVEAARPDGRVLVVEAVGGRRGRTEMDLAMLVMFGGRERRVSEFRALASAHGLVLDAVTDVSGGRSLLEFHIA